In one window of Epinephelus fuscoguttatus linkage group LG20, E.fuscoguttatus.final_Chr_v1 DNA:
- the nlrc3 gene encoding NLR family CARD domain-containing protein 3, with the protein MERKAHYDSILDRSKRITWQDDCYVDLQSTSCSLSSQAETEDLGWIQKHQDQLQRFSTSSFLEGMLTHLRKVDVLSLAEETKVKEAGRLQDQVNMLTSIVSDKNAQGSDALQGFIESSDSQVAQLIVNHESMVKEHKEMLLRRYEQCRDRDSVSCPKLNISSRTLLLVDGLSDLQQKEHDLMQVGATRGGKRNHLRQLGLSKLLEPLTRVSLPPRVSLTVGVAGIGKTTWVRHFIRQWSQGAMCTDVSFVLPFTFGELNSLEKLSAERLVKMAFPHLTDPGLVLSSSCRTLLILDGLDEFRCSLNFSDAAPCSDPKKEVPIDDLITNIIRGNLLPDVAVWVTSRPGVASLIPGGLVDRVTEIPGFSPKDIQLFLNHHFSERDFGSKIWAHLESHKILMVMCYIPCICWIVADTLMYIMQSGSQESLPRTSTELYAHFCSMKAEVGEPRGREPVKMEQLHSSNRKLLGNLGRLAFYGLLKHKYTFSEQDLRAYGIDLLLTQCSLGAGVLVREESVIHTTYRFTHLTLQEFLSATFYYISSKRAIFDLFSESTMSWPKIGFQNHFRSAFQHSQQAEDGHLDMFVRFLTGLLCPLAQIPLAGLLAFGKDDSNQKAWAAGFLQSLLVSGGAVVSLRAVNLAYCLQELQHTELLRSVEEDLQLGSLGGKLTRAHCVVLGYLLHVSPECSEQTNLTGSLNYTTVKCLLPQLLYCSYLRLENNHFKDDVMELLGSLLSAKDCHIQKISLAENAISNKGAKALSRALLVNRTLTSLNLRNNNIGSKGTKFLAEALKMNQVLVSINFQNNAIEEEGAQALAEVLHCNRKLVSLNIRKNTIGAGGAKRIAEALKMNRTLTKLILCSNQLGDKGTVALAEALTVNHTLLSLQLQSNSISNRGMTALTKALRLNRGLVSLNLRENSIGVEGAKNMAHALHENNSLQDLDLTANLLHDEGVQAIAGAIKFNQGLTSLHLQWNFIKSSATKALAHALLSNTTMQLLDLQENAIGNEGVIFLAEALKSNASLRTLCLQGVSVSTSGALAIAEALLTNQTLQTLDLRGNAVGMEGAKALANALKSNRSLKSLNLQENSLGMDGAIFIATALKGNHQLTYINLQGNGIGESGAKVISDAIRANAPGCVVDI; encoded by the exons ATGGAGAGGAAGGCACATTACGATTCTATCCTGGACCGAAGCAAGCGCATCACGTGGCAGGACGACTGCTACGTGGATCTTCAGTCTACGTCGTGCTCTCTCTCTTCACAAGCAGAAACAGAGG ATCTGGGCTGGATCCAAAAGCATCAAGACCAGCTGCAACGCTTCTCCACATCCTCCTTCCTGGAGGGCATGTTAACCCACCTGAGAAAGGTGGATGTTCTGAGTTTAGCTGAGGAGACCAAGGTCAAGGAAGCAGGACGGCTGCAGGACCAGGTTAACATGCTCACAAGTATTGTCAGCGACAAGAACGCTCAAGGGTCTGATGCTCTCCAGGGCTTCATCGAGAGCTCAGACTCTCAGGTGGCCCAGCTCATCGTCAACCATG AGTCCATGGTGAAGGAGCACAAAGAGATGCTGCTGCGGCGATATGAGCAGTGCAGAGACAGAGATTCCGTCAGCTGCCCCAAACTGAACATCTCATCAAGAACCTTACTCCTGGTCGATGGACTTTCTGACCTCCAGCAAAAGGAACATGACTTAATGCAGGTGGGGGCGACTCGAGGAGGGAAAAGAAATCATCTAAGACAGCTGGGGCTCTCCAAACTCCTGGAGCCCCTGACCCGGGTCAGTTTACCTCCCAGGGTCTCCCTCACAGTCGGGGTAGCGGGTATCGGCAAGACAACCTGGGTCCGACACTTCATCAGACAGTGGAGCCAAGGCGCCATGTGCACAGACGTGAGCTTCGTCTTGCCTTTCACTTTTGGTGAGCTGAACTCACTTGAGAAACTCTCTGCTGAGAGGCTGGTGAAAATGGCTTTTCCTCATTTAACAGACCCAGGTCTGGTCCTGAGCAGCTCCTGCCGCACACTGCTCATACTTGATGGTTTGGACGAATTCCGCTGCAGTTTAAATTTCTCTGATGCAGCTCCATGCAGCGACCCAAAGAAAGAAGTGCCCATCGATGACCTGATTACTAACATCATCCGGGGGAATCTACTCCCTGACGTAGCGGTGTGGGTGACCTCCAGGCCAGGAGTGGCCTCACTCATCCCTGGAGGATTGGTTGACAGGGTGACTGAGATCCCAGGATTCAGCCCAAAGGACATCCAGCTCTTCCTGAACCACCACTTCTCTGAGAGAGATTTTGGCAGTAAAATATGGGCACACTTGGAGTCCCATAAGATCTTAATGGTGATGTGCTACATACCATGCATTTGCTGGATAGTAGCTGATACCCTGATGTACATCATGCAGAGTGGATCTCAAGAGAGCCTCCCAAGGACTTCCACCGAGCTATACGCTCACTTTTGTTCCATGAAGGCAGAAGTAGGTGAACCAAGAGGCAGGGAGCCTGTAAAaatggagcagctccacagcAGCAACCGTAAACTGCTGGGGAACCTCGGACGACTGGCGTTTTATGGCCTcctcaaacacaagtacacctTCAGCGAGCAGGACCTCAGGGCCTATGGGATAGATCTGCTGTTAACTCAGTGCAGTCTTGGTGCTGGAGTTCTTGTTCGGGAGGAGTCGGTCATACACACAACATACCGGTTCACTCATTTGACTCTGCAGGAGTTTCTTTCAGCCACTTTCTACTATATCTCCTCCAAGCGGGCAATCTTTGACTTATTCTCAGAGAGCACCATGTCTTGGCCCAAGATCGGTTTCCAGAACCACTTCAGAAGTGCCTTTCAGCACTCGCAACAAGCAGAGGACGGCCACTTGGATATGTTTGTGCGCTTCCTGACAGGCCTGCTGTGTCCTCTTGCACAGATTCCACTCGCTGGGCTTCTGGCCTTCGGGAAAGATGACAGCAACCAGAAGGCATGGGCAGCAGGGTTTTTACAAAGCCTCTTGGTCAGCGGAGGTGCAGTGGTGTCCCTGCGTGCAGTCAACCTGGCTTACTGTTTACAGGAGCtgcaacacacagagctgttgCGGAGTGTAGAGGAAGATTTACAGCTCGGTAGCCTAGGAGGGAAGTTAACACGGGCTCACTGTGTTGTGCTGGGCTACCTGCTGCATGTGTCTCCAGAGTGCAGTGAACAGACCAACCTGACAGGCTCTCTGAACTACACCACAGTGAAATGTTTGCTGCCACAGCTGCTGTACTGCAGCTATCTCAG ATTAGAGAATAATCACTTCAAAGATGATGTCATGGAGTTGCTGGGAAGCCTCCTGAGCGCCAAAGACTGCCACATCCAAAAGATAAG TTTGGCAGAGAACGCCATCAGCAACAAAGGTGCCAAAGCATTGAGTCGAGCCCTCCTGGTGAACCGGACACTAACGTCTCTCAA TCTCCGGAACAACAACATCGGCTCTAAAGGGACAAAGTTCTTGGCAGAAGCTCTGAAAATGAACCAAGTCCTGGTATCTATCAA CTTCCAGAACAATGCGATTGAGGAGGAAGGTGCCCAGGCCCTTGCAGAAGTGCTGCACTGCAACCGCAAGCTGGTGTCTCTGAA CATACGGAAGAATACGATTGGAGCGGGAGGAGCCAAAAGGATTGCAGAGGCACTGAAGATGAACCGCACCCTCACAAAGCTGAT ACTTTGTAGTAACCAGCTCGGGGACAAAGGAACAGTTGCTCTGGCAGAGGCTTTGACAGTCAACCACACGCTGCTCTCGCTCCA ACTGCAGAGTAACTCAATCAGCAACAGGGGAATGACAGCTTTAACTAAAGCACTCAGGCTGAACCGTGGACTTGTCTCCTTAAA ttTGAGGGAGAACTCCATCGGGGTGGAAGGAGCAAAGAACATGGCCCATGCCCTCCATGAGAACAATTCTCTACAGGACCTTGA tctcACAGCCAACCTGTTGCATGATGAAGGGGTTCAAGCTATAGCTGGCGCAATCAAGTTTAATCAAGGCCTCACCTCTCTGCA TCTCCAGTGGAATTTCATCAAGTCCTCTGCCACTAAAGCTCTGGCCCATGCCCTCCTCTCCAACACCACAATGCAGCTCTTGGA CCTACAGGAGAATGCTATTGGAAATGAAGGCGTCATTTTTCTTGCTGAAGCCCTGAAAAGCAATGCATCTCTGCGCACATTATG TCTCCAGGGAGTCTCTGTGAGCACAAGTGGCGCCCTTGCAATAGCGGAGGCTCTACTGACCAACCAAACCTTGCAAACATTAGA TCTACGTGGGAACGCTGTGGGGATGGAGGGAGCGAAGGCTCTGGCTAATGCACTGAAAAGCAACAGAAGCCTCAAGTCGTTGAA TCTCCAGGAGAACTCTCTGGGTATGGATGGAGCCATATTCATTGCAACGGCCTTGAAGGGAAACCACCAGCTGACATACATCAA CCTGCAGGGAAATGGGATTGGAGAATCAGGAGCAAAGGTCATATCTGACGCCATCAGAGCCAACGCTCCAGGCTGCGTGGTAGATATCTGA